From Peromyscus eremicus chromosome 3, PerEre_H2_v1, whole genome shotgun sequence, one genomic window encodes:
- the Pcgf1 gene encoding polycomb group RING finger protein 1 — MASPQGGQIAIAMRLRNQLQSVYKMDPLRNEEEVRVKIKDLNEHIVCCLCAGYFVDATTITECLHTFCKSCIVKYLQTSKYCPMCNIKIHETQPLLNLKLDRVMQDIVYKLVPGLQDSEEKRIREFYQSRGLDRVSQPSGEEPALSNLGLPFSSFDHSKAHYYRYDEQLSLCLERLSSGKDKNKNVLQNKYVRCSVRAEVRHLRRVLCHRLMLNPQHVQLLFDNEVLPDHMTMKQLWLSRWFGKPSPLLLQYSVKEKRR, encoded by the exons ATGGCGTCTCCTCAGGGGGGCCAGATTGCGATCGCGATGAGGCTTCGGAACCAGCTCCAGTCAGTGTACAAGATGGACCCGCTACGGAACGAG GAGGAGGTCCGAGTGAAGATCAAAGACCTGAATGAGCACATCGTTTGCTGCCTGTGCGCAGGCTACTTCGTGGATGCCACCACCATCACAGAGTGCCTCCACACCT TCTGCAAAAGTTGTATCGTGAAGTACCTGCAGACCAGCAAGTACTGCCCCATGTGCAACATCAAGATCCACGAGACGCAGCCGCTGCTCAACCTCAAACTGGATCGGGTCATGCAGGACATAGTGTACAAGCTAGTACCAGGCTTGCAAGACA GTGAAGAGAAACGGATTCGGGAATTCTATCAGTCCCGAGGCTTGGACAGAGTCTCCCAGCCCAGTGGGGAAG AGCCAGCCCTGAGCAACCTTGGCCTCCCTTTCAGCAGTTTTGACCACTCCAAAGCTCACTATTATCGCTATGATGAGCAGCTGAGCCTGTGCCTGGAGCGGCTGAG TTCTGGCAAAGACAAGAATAAAAATGTCCTTCAG AACAAATATGTCCGGTGCTCTGTTAGAGCTGAGGTTCGTCATCTCCGAAGGGTTCTGTGTCACCGCCTAATGCTAAATCCACAACAT GTACAGCTCCTTTTTGACAATGAAGTTCTCCCTGATCACATGACAATgaagcagctctggctgtcccgctGGTTCGGCAAG CCGTCTCCTTTGCTTTTACAATACAGtgtgaaagagaagaggaggtag
- the Lbx2 gene encoding transcription factor LBX2 gives MNSGRQRRTPFSIADILGPSMVPRAPSAPQLPEASPDPASPLYALEELTSKTFLGRDPRTLQPSEGRGAPEAPAGPGAGVRRRRKSRTAFTAQQVLELERRFVFQKYLAPSERDGLAARLGLANAQVVTWFQNRRAKLKRDVEEMRADVASLCALSPGVLCHLALPNSASSPDPGPPGPDSEPHLSDEEIQVDD, from the exons ATGAACTCTGGACGCCAACGCCGGACACCCTTCAGCATCGCAGACATCCTAGGCCCGAGCATGGTTCCCCGAGCACCTTCTGCGCCACAGCTTCCCGAGGCCAGTCCTGATCCCGCGTCGCCACTGTACGCGCTGGAGGAGCTGACGAGTAAAACGTTCCTGGGCCGTGACCCGCGCACTCTGCAGCCTTCTGAAG GCAGAGGCGCCCCAGAGGCGCCGGCGGGTCCTGGCGCTGGTGTCCGGAGACGCCGCAAGTCGCGGACAGCGTTCACTGCCCAGCAGGTGCTGGAGCTGGAGCGGCGATTCGTCTTCCAGAAGTACTTGGCACCCTCAGAGCGCGATGGACTGGCCGCGCGGCTGGGCCTGGCCAATGCGCAAGTGGTCACTTGGTTCCAGAACCGTCGCGCCAAGCTCAAGCGAGATGTGGAGGAGATGCGCGCGGACGTGGCCTCCCTATGCGCGTTGTCTCCGGGAGTCCTGTGCCACCTGGCATTGCCAAACAGCGCTTCAAGCCCTGACCCTGGCCCTCCAGGGCCTGACTCTGAGCCCCACTTATCAGATGAAGAGATACAGGTGGACGATTGA
- the Ccdc142 gene encoding coiled-coil domain-containing protein 142, whose product MARAPRSGGFLPPLSNVPPSWAHPVGAGNERGEGSRGGPGLLAAGSVPRPDSDRQPWEPAPASGPMPFPLQRLRTALLRLHREREQLLRARDCARHLQAVVRLLRSSSSASALSLQQLHRDLQLCPSRGAALRLGLPDPTETLLPARPVGLAAQRLDAAIEMQLRALGRAPASLGLTSQLAELLLALPFYHKLQGQAVSCVPGAARPFPAARVLHLLAAERGCQVAHRLAEALGGSGLRDQLRGQCDEERGLLPGLLGLIGGVASTDSSGLRLGGPGALWSQYWTLLWAACAQSLDLSVGPWGDPRAVAQQLRQALCQAPLPQECGKELLSVCDILLHQSLLWSWDHGFCRALGSSLTGQSGPAPRPPTAELLQRLFPPLLDALREPRSERSLCLPPGPAPVALGLCTLQTTVLWFLGRAQQYLAAWAPSSFLLLTQKDLPPLLRMVEELSSLAAEATRTLEVEQQLGLEIQKLAAKMQLLPEELLSLFFQECHQQATQGFKLHMPRGRYWRLRLCPEHPRAPSEYAGMVVCAVLGPVLQGLQGLPPEAQAPPLGQALTAVLGAWLDHILTHGIRFSLQGALQLKQDFGVIREVLEQEQWGLSRELRQTLLSLSIFQRLDGALLCLLQQPLPKNPVHRRTRCCCFCNDVQTTELPTSNLNSLESLAPPLRPGVSPAQNVHLLSTLGGGGPSPEAYLAGNQQAWLALRLHQHPRWHLPFLSCLGTSPEP is encoded by the exons ATGGCCCGGGCGCCCCGCTCCGGTGGCTTTCTGCCTCCCCTCTCTAACGTACCCCCGTCGTGGGCGCatcccgtgggtgctgggaatgagcGGGGCGAGGGGAGTCGCGGAGGGCCGGGGCTGCTGGCTGCGGGGAGCGTCCCGCGCCCGGACTCCGACAGACAGCCGTGGGAGCCCGCCCCGGCAAGCGGCCCGATGCCCTTCCCTCTGCAGCGGCTCCGGACCGCATTGCTCCGTCTGCACCGCGAACGGGAGCAGCTTCTGCGGGCCCGGGACTGCGCCCGCCACCTGCAGGCGGTCGTGAGGCTGCTCCGCTCCAGCTCGTCGGCCAGTGCCCTCTCCCTGCAGCAGCTGCATCGCGACCTGCAGCTGTGCCCTTCGCGTGGGGCCGCTCTGCGCCTCGGCCTCCCGGACCCCACGGAGACGCTTCTCCCGGCTCGCCCCGTCGGGCTAGCAGCCCAGCGTCTGGATGCTGCCATCGAGATGCAGCTTCGCGCCCTAGGCCGGGCACCCGCTAGCCTGGGCCTGACGTCCCAGCTAGCCGAACTGTTGCTGGCCCTTCCCTTCTACCACAAGCTACAGGGACAAGCCGTGAGCTGCGTCCCTGGGGCCGCGCGCCCATTCCCCGCGGCCCGTGTGCTCCACCTCCTGGCTGCAGAGCGGGGTTGTCAGGTGGCACATAGGCTGGCCGAGGCCCTTGGCGGATCGGGCTTGCGAGACCAACTCCGTGGGCAGTGCGACGAAGAGCGAGGGCTGCTGCCAGGGCTGCTGGGTCTAATAGGGGGTGTGGCTAGCACCGACAGCAGTGGACTGAGGCTTGGAGGGCCTGGGGCCCTGTGGAGCCAGTACTGGACCTTGCTGTGGGCAGCCTGTGCTCAGAGTCTGGACCTAAGCGTGGGACCCTGGGGGGACCCCAGAGCAGTGGCACAACAGTTGCGTCAGGCATTGTGTCAAG CACCCCTGCCTCAAGAGTGTGGGAAGGAGCTGCTGTCTGTGTGTGACATCCTGCTTCATCAGTCTCTCCTCTGGAGCTGGGACCACG GGTTCTGCCGGGCCTTGGGGTCATCCCTGACGGGTCAGAGCGGCCCTGCTCCACGACCTCCTACTGCTGAGCTGCTGCAGCGGCTTTTCCCTCCACTCTTGGACGCCCTTCGAGAGCCGAGGTCAGAACGgagcctgtgtctgcctccag GCCCTGCACCTGTCGCTCTGGGGCTCTGTACCCTGCAGACCACCGTGCTCTGGTTCTTGGGCAGAGCGCAGCAGTACCTGGCGGCATGGGCCCCCAGTTCCTTCCTGCTCCTGACCCAAAAGGACTTGCCT CCTCTACTGCGTATGGTGGAAGAGCTGTCCAGCCTGGCCGCAGAGGCAACCCGAACCCTGGAGGTGGAGCAGCAGCTGGGCCTGGAGATCCAGAAGTTGGCTGCAAAGATGCAG CTCCTGCCCGAAGAGTTGCTGAGTCTCTTTTTCCAAGAATGCCATCAACAAGCCACACAGGGCTTCAAGCTCCACATGCCAAGGGGTCGATACTGGAGGCTTCGGCTGTGCCCTg AACATCCCCGGGCTCCTAGTGAGTACGCAGGGATGGTGGTCTGCGCTGTGCTGGGGCCTGTGTTACAAGGACTGCAGGGACTGCCACCCGaagcccaagcccctcccctcggCCAGGCACTGACAGCCGTCCTGGGTGCCTGGCTTGACCACATCCTCACCCATGGGATCCGGTTCAG CCTGCAGGGGGCGCTGCAGCTCAAGCAAGACTTCGGAGTGATCAGGGAGGTTCTGGAACAGGAGCAGTGGGGCCTGTCCCGGGAGCTTCGCCAGACTCTGCTCTCACTCAGCATCTTCCAGCGGCTAGATGGAGCCCTGCTCTGTCTCCTGCAGCAGCCCCTGCCCAAGAATCCAGTCCACAGGAGGACTCGCTGTTGCT GTTTCTGTAATGACGTCCAGACCACTGAACTCCCCACCAGCAACCTCAACAGCCTGGAAAGCTTGGCACCCCCTCTACGGCCTGGAGTCTCCCCAGCCCAGAACGTGCACCTGCTAAGCACCCTGGGAGGAGGAGGACCTAGTCCAGAGGCTTACCTGGCTGGAAACCAGCAAGCCTGGCTTGCCCTGAGGCTGCACCAGCACCCTCGTTGGCACCTGCCCTTTCTTTCCTGCCTGGGGACGAGTCCGGAGCCCTAA
- the Mrpl53 gene encoding large ribosomal subunit protein mL53, giving the protein MAAALARLGLRPVKLVRVQFCPFEKNVEATRTFLQAVSSEKVRATNLNCSVIADVRHDGSEPCVDVLFGDGYRLIMRGAHLTAQEMFTALASHIRVRNAAAAAAASGSSADKPGAVTGTRR; this is encoded by the exons ATGGCGGCGGCTTTAGCTCGGCTCGGACTGCGGCCGGTCAAGCTGGTTCGAGTTCAGTTCTGCCCGTTTGAGAAGAACGTGGAGGCGACAAG GACCTTTCTCCAGGCGGTGAGCAGCGAAAAAGTCCGTGCCACGAACCTCAACTGTTCGGTGATCGCCGACGTGAGGCACGACGGCTCCGAGCCCTGCGTGGACGTGTTGTTCG GAGATGGGTATCGGCTGATTATGCGGGGCGCCCACCTCACCGCTCAGGAAATGTTCACTGCCTTGGCCTCCCACATCCGGGTCAGGAACGCAGCGGCAGCCGCGGCAGCATCGGGATCCAGCGCAGACAAGCCCGGCGCAGTTACTGGTACCCGGCGCTGA